A stretch of Ipomoea triloba cultivar NCNSP0323 chromosome 13, ASM357664v1 DNA encodes these proteins:
- the LOC116001050 gene encoding transcriptional regulator TAC1-like codes for MMMSSSSDSCGEESEHGPEKFSDENAGVGRSYECTFCKRGFTNAQALGGHMNIHRKDKLKAKQPCNNQQKSAEFSKKPKSNHAQIDHEVYAQISSQQQQEQSFCYSSSRAYVKYHQFFFPSSNPSYQFQVLDHRGHYRNFALHGDADLSLRIGSPDDEEQERKEGMEVSEVDLELRLGPNSAFM; via the coding sequence ATGATGATGAGCAGCAGTTCTGACAGTTGCGGCGAGGAATCGGAGCACGGGCCGGAAAAATTTTCCGACGAAAACGCCGGCGTGGGGCGATCGTACGAGTGCACTTTCTGCAAGAGAGGGTTCACTAACGCGCAGGCACTGGGAGGCCATATGAATATTCACAGGAAGGATAAGTTGAAAGCCAAACAGCCCTGCAATAATCAACAAAAATCTGCAGAATTTTCCAAAAAACCCAAATCCAATCATGCTCAAATTGATCATGAAGTATACGCACAGATCTCTAGTCAACAGCAACAAGAACAAAGTTTCTGCTATTCATCTTCAAGGGCATATGTTAAGTATCACCAATTCTTCTTCCCATCGTCAAACCCTAGCTACCAATTCCAAGTGTTGGATCATCGTGGGCATTATCGGAATTTCGCCCTGCATGGAGATGCAGATCTTAGCCTCAGAATTGGCAGCCCAGATGATGAGGAACAAGAAAGAAAGGAAGGTATGGAGGTAAGTGAAGTGGATTTGGAGCTCCGTCTTGGCCCTAATTCAGCGTTTATGTGA